One genomic region from Anopheles bellator chromosome 2, idAnoBellAS_SP24_06.2, whole genome shotgun sequence encodes:
- the LOC131212487 gene encoding pyruvate dehydrogenase (acetyl-transferring) kinase, mitochondrial isoform X1, with amino-acid sequence MRLFSMRMSNVNKMLDFYSQFNPSPLSIKQFIDFGLNACPRKSYIFLRKELPVRLANIMKEITLLPESLLRMPSVGLVSAWYVKSFEEVLAFEKTDPSENNLEKFCKSLIQIRDRHSDVVQTMAQGILELKESRNGSVELSTELSIQYFLDRLYMSRISIRMLINQHTILFGEIPQTGRHIGSIDPLCDPHMVVRDAYENARFLCDQYYLASPELEVVEHNEIDKGNSIKIVYVPSHLYHMLFELFKNAMRAVMEHHGTEDDVPPIKVTIVKGKEDICVKMSDQGGGIPRSQVDQLFKYMYSTAPQPPKSKTDLPLVPLAGYGYGLPISRLYARYFHGDLVLFSCEGYGSDAIIYLKAFSDEANELLPIFNKTSTRFYKATVPTGDWSNQNSDMHSKQINVQTRRVGFLGTNAN; translated from the exons ATGAGGCTATTTTCAATGCGAATGTCCAACGTAAACAAGATGTTGGATTTTTACTCCCAGTTTAATCCGTCGCCACTAAGCATAAAGCAATTTATTGACTTTG GCTTAAATGCATGCCCACGAAAGTCGTACATTTTCCTGAGGAAAGAACTACCTGTCCGTCTGGCGAATATAATGAAAGAAATCACCCTACTTCCAGAAAGTTTACTTCGAATGCCATCCGTAGGTTTAGTCAGCGCGTGGTATGTGAAAAGTTTTGAAGAGGTGCTCGCCTTCGAGAAAACAGATCCATCAGAAAATAACTTGGAGAA ATTTTGCAAATCACTCATACAAATCCGTGACCGTCACTCCGATGTTGTTCAAACAATGGCACAAGGCATATTGGAGCTGAAAGAAAGCCGCAACGGATCTGTTGAATTGTCCACTGAGCTGTCTATTCAGTATTTTCTCGATCGTCTGTACATGTCCCGCATTAGCATACGTATGCTTATCAATCAGCACA CAATATTGTTTGGAGAAATACCACAAACGGGACGACATATTGGTAGCATAGATCCTTTATGTGATCCTCACATGGTCGTGAGGGATGCTTACGAAAATGCTCGCTTTCTATGTGATCAATACTATCTAGCAAGTCCGGAGCTTGAGGTCGTCGAACATAACG AAATAGACAAGGGAAATTCAATCAAGATTGTGTATGTACCTTCCCACTTGTACCACATGttgtttgaacttttcaaaaatGCGATGCGTGCCGTCATGGAacaccacggaacggaagatgATGTCCCACCGATAAAGGTTACAATAGTGAAAGGCAAAGAAGATATCTGTGTTAAAATGTCTGACCAGGGTGGTGGAATACCACGTTCCCAAGTGGATCAACTGTTCAAATACATGTACAGTACAGCGCCTCAACCGCCGAAATCAAAAACCGATTTACCATTGGTTCCGCTAgcgg GTTATGGATACGGTTTACCAATATCGAGATTGTATGCTCGTTACTTTCACGGTGATTTAGTTTTGTTCTCTTGTGAAGGCTATGGCTCGGATGCAATTATTTATCTGAAA GCGTTTTCTGATGAAGCAAACGAATTACTTCCGatattcaacaaaacaagCACACGATTCTACAAAGCAACTGTGCCGACCGGAGACTGGTCGAATCAG AATTCGGACATGCACtccaaacaaataaatgttcaaaccAGACGTGTCGGCTTTCTTGGAACGAATGCGAATTGA
- the LOC131212487 gene encoding pyruvate dehydrogenase (acetyl-transferring) kinase, mitochondrial isoform X4 encodes MRLFSMRMSNVNKMLDFYSQFNPSPLSIKQFIDFGLNACPRKSYIFLRKELPVRLANIMKEITLLPESLLRMPSVGLVSAWYVKSFEEVLAFEKTDPSENNLEKFCKSLIQIRDRHSDVVQTMAQGILELKESRNGSVELSTELSIQYFLDRLYMSRISIRMLINQHTILFGEIPQTGRHIGSIDPLCDPHMVVRDAYENARFLCDQYYLASPELEVVEHNEIDKGNSIKIVYVPSHLYHMLFELFKNAMRAVMEHHGTEDDVPPIKVTIVKGKEDICVKMSDQGGGIPRSQVDQLFKYMYSTAPQPPKSKTDLPLVPLAGYGYGLPISRLYARYFHGDLVLFSCEGYGSDAIIYLKAFSDEANELLPIFNKTSTRFYKATVPTGDWSNQNFTNRLL; translated from the exons ATGAGGCTATTTTCAATGCGAATGTCCAACGTAAACAAGATGTTGGATTTTTACTCCCAGTTTAATCCGTCGCCACTAAGCATAAAGCAATTTATTGACTTTG GCTTAAATGCATGCCCACGAAAGTCGTACATTTTCCTGAGGAAAGAACTACCTGTCCGTCTGGCGAATATAATGAAAGAAATCACCCTACTTCCAGAAAGTTTACTTCGAATGCCATCCGTAGGTTTAGTCAGCGCGTGGTATGTGAAAAGTTTTGAAGAGGTGCTCGCCTTCGAGAAAACAGATCCATCAGAAAATAACTTGGAGAA ATTTTGCAAATCACTCATACAAATCCGTGACCGTCACTCCGATGTTGTTCAAACAATGGCACAAGGCATATTGGAGCTGAAAGAAAGCCGCAACGGATCTGTTGAATTGTCCACTGAGCTGTCTATTCAGTATTTTCTCGATCGTCTGTACATGTCCCGCATTAGCATACGTATGCTTATCAATCAGCACA CAATATTGTTTGGAGAAATACCACAAACGGGACGACATATTGGTAGCATAGATCCTTTATGTGATCCTCACATGGTCGTGAGGGATGCTTACGAAAATGCTCGCTTTCTATGTGATCAATACTATCTAGCAAGTCCGGAGCTTGAGGTCGTCGAACATAACG AAATAGACAAGGGAAATTCAATCAAGATTGTGTATGTACCTTCCCACTTGTACCACATGttgtttgaacttttcaaaaatGCGATGCGTGCCGTCATGGAacaccacggaacggaagatgATGTCCCACCGATAAAGGTTACAATAGTGAAAGGCAAAGAAGATATCTGTGTTAAAATGTCTGACCAGGGTGGTGGAATACCACGTTCCCAAGTGGATCAACTGTTCAAATACATGTACAGTACAGCGCCTCAACCGCCGAAATCAAAAACCGATTTACCATTGGTTCCGCTAgcgg GTTATGGATACGGTTTACCAATATCGAGATTGTATGCTCGTTACTTTCACGGTGATTTAGTTTTGTTCTCTTGTGAAGGCTATGGCTCGGATGCAATTATTTATCTGAAA GCGTTTTCTGATGAAGCAAACGAATTACTTCCGatattcaacaaaacaagCACACGATTCTACAAAGCAACTGTGCCGACCGGAGACTGGTCGAATCAG AACTTTACCAACAGATTGTTGTAG
- the LOC131212487 gene encoding pyruvate dehydrogenase (acetyl-transferring) kinase, mitochondrial isoform X3: protein MRLFSMRMSNVNKMLDFYSQFNPSPLSIKQFIDFGLNACPRKSYIFLRKELPVRLANIMKEITLLPESLLRMPSVGLVSAWYVKSFEEVLAFEKTDPSENNLEKFCKSLIQIRDRHSDVVQTMAQGILELKESRNGSVELSTELSIQYFLDRLYMSRISIRMLINQHTILFGEIPQTGRHIGSIDPLCDPHMVVRDAYENARFLCDQYYLASPELEVVEHNEIDKGNSIKIVYVPSHLYHMLFELFKNAMRAVMEHHGTEDDVPPIKVTIVKGKEDICVKMSDQGGGIPRSQVDQLFKYMYSTAPQPPKSKTDLPLVPLAGYGYGLPISRLYARYFHGDLVLFSCEGYGSDAIIYLKAFSDEANELLPIFNKTSTRFYKATVPTGDWSNQGKNFTNRLL from the exons ATGAGGCTATTTTCAATGCGAATGTCCAACGTAAACAAGATGTTGGATTTTTACTCCCAGTTTAATCCGTCGCCACTAAGCATAAAGCAATTTATTGACTTTG GCTTAAATGCATGCCCACGAAAGTCGTACATTTTCCTGAGGAAAGAACTACCTGTCCGTCTGGCGAATATAATGAAAGAAATCACCCTACTTCCAGAAAGTTTACTTCGAATGCCATCCGTAGGTTTAGTCAGCGCGTGGTATGTGAAAAGTTTTGAAGAGGTGCTCGCCTTCGAGAAAACAGATCCATCAGAAAATAACTTGGAGAA ATTTTGCAAATCACTCATACAAATCCGTGACCGTCACTCCGATGTTGTTCAAACAATGGCACAAGGCATATTGGAGCTGAAAGAAAGCCGCAACGGATCTGTTGAATTGTCCACTGAGCTGTCTATTCAGTATTTTCTCGATCGTCTGTACATGTCCCGCATTAGCATACGTATGCTTATCAATCAGCACA CAATATTGTTTGGAGAAATACCACAAACGGGACGACATATTGGTAGCATAGATCCTTTATGTGATCCTCACATGGTCGTGAGGGATGCTTACGAAAATGCTCGCTTTCTATGTGATCAATACTATCTAGCAAGTCCGGAGCTTGAGGTCGTCGAACATAACG AAATAGACAAGGGAAATTCAATCAAGATTGTGTATGTACCTTCCCACTTGTACCACATGttgtttgaacttttcaaaaatGCGATGCGTGCCGTCATGGAacaccacggaacggaagatgATGTCCCACCGATAAAGGTTACAATAGTGAAAGGCAAAGAAGATATCTGTGTTAAAATGTCTGACCAGGGTGGTGGAATACCACGTTCCCAAGTGGATCAACTGTTCAAATACATGTACAGTACAGCGCCTCAACCGCCGAAATCAAAAACCGATTTACCATTGGTTCCGCTAgcgg GTTATGGATACGGTTTACCAATATCGAGATTGTATGCTCGTTACTTTCACGGTGATTTAGTTTTGTTCTCTTGTGAAGGCTATGGCTCGGATGCAATTATTTATCTGAAA GCGTTTTCTGATGAAGCAAACGAATTACTTCCGatattcaacaaaacaagCACACGATTCTACAAAGCAACTGTGCCGACCGGAGACTGGTCGAATCAG GGAAAGAACTTTACCAACAGATTGTTGTAG
- the LOC131212487 gene encoding pyruvate dehydrogenase (acetyl-transferring) kinase, mitochondrial isoform X2: protein MRLFSMRMSNVNKMLDFYSQFNPSPLSIKQFIDFGLNACPRKSYIFLRKELPVRLANIMKEITLLPESLLRMPSVGLVSAWYVKSFEEVLAFEKTDPSENNLEKFCKSLIQIRDRHSDVVQTMAQGILELKESRNGSVELSTELSIQYFLDRLYMSRISIRMLINQHTILFGEIPQTGRHIGSIDPLCDPHMVVRDAYENARFLCDQYYLASPELEVVEHNEIDKGNSIKIVYVPSHLYHMLFELFKNAMRAVMEHHGTEDDVPPIKVTIVKGKEDICVKMSDQGGGIPRSQVDQLFKYMYSTAPQPPKSKTDLPLVPLAGYGYGLPISRLYARYFHGDLVLFSCEGYGSDAIIYLKAFSDEANELLPIFNKTSTRFYKATVPTGDWSNQVKGKKIKPIII from the exons ATGAGGCTATTTTCAATGCGAATGTCCAACGTAAACAAGATGTTGGATTTTTACTCCCAGTTTAATCCGTCGCCACTAAGCATAAAGCAATTTATTGACTTTG GCTTAAATGCATGCCCACGAAAGTCGTACATTTTCCTGAGGAAAGAACTACCTGTCCGTCTGGCGAATATAATGAAAGAAATCACCCTACTTCCAGAAAGTTTACTTCGAATGCCATCCGTAGGTTTAGTCAGCGCGTGGTATGTGAAAAGTTTTGAAGAGGTGCTCGCCTTCGAGAAAACAGATCCATCAGAAAATAACTTGGAGAA ATTTTGCAAATCACTCATACAAATCCGTGACCGTCACTCCGATGTTGTTCAAACAATGGCACAAGGCATATTGGAGCTGAAAGAAAGCCGCAACGGATCTGTTGAATTGTCCACTGAGCTGTCTATTCAGTATTTTCTCGATCGTCTGTACATGTCCCGCATTAGCATACGTATGCTTATCAATCAGCACA CAATATTGTTTGGAGAAATACCACAAACGGGACGACATATTGGTAGCATAGATCCTTTATGTGATCCTCACATGGTCGTGAGGGATGCTTACGAAAATGCTCGCTTTCTATGTGATCAATACTATCTAGCAAGTCCGGAGCTTGAGGTCGTCGAACATAACG AAATAGACAAGGGAAATTCAATCAAGATTGTGTATGTACCTTCCCACTTGTACCACATGttgtttgaacttttcaaaaatGCGATGCGTGCCGTCATGGAacaccacggaacggaagatgATGTCCCACCGATAAAGGTTACAATAGTGAAAGGCAAAGAAGATATCTGTGTTAAAATGTCTGACCAGGGTGGTGGAATACCACGTTCCCAAGTGGATCAACTGTTCAAATACATGTACAGTACAGCGCCTCAACCGCCGAAATCAAAAACCGATTTACCATTGGTTCCGCTAgcgg GTTATGGATACGGTTTACCAATATCGAGATTGTATGCTCGTTACTTTCACGGTGATTTAGTTTTGTTCTCTTGTGAAGGCTATGGCTCGGATGCAATTATTTATCTGAAA GCGTTTTCTGATGAAGCAAACGAATTACTTCCGatattcaacaaaacaagCACACGATTCTACAAAGCAACTGTGCCGACCGGAGACTGGTCGAATCAGGTAAAGGGTAAAAAGATTAAGCCTATAATTATATAA
- the LOC131208670 gene encoding succinate dehydrogenase assembly factor 3, mitochondrial — MQHGRKVRLLYKTLLRLHRGLPEALQELGNNYVKEEFKRHKNCSVAESQLFINEWAEYALILAEQLGLRGKPKPVGMIGANLSQKQLQYFRDEQLSQLYELLQEAKR; from the exons atgcAGCATGGTAGAAAAGTGCGGCTGTTATACAAAACTTTACTGCGATTGCACCGAG GTCTCCCGGAAGCACTGCAGGAATTAGGCAACAACTATGTAAAAGAAGAGTTTAAACGACACAAAAATTGTTCTGTTGCCGAGAGCCAATTATTCATAAACGAATGGGCA GAATACGCTTTGATCTTAGCGGAACAGTTGGGCTTACGAGGCAAACCTAAGCCCGTGGGAATGATTGGAGCAAATTTGTCACAGAAGCAACTGCAGTACTTCCGAGATGAACAACTGTCTCAACTATACGAACTACTGCAAGAAGCTAAGCGGTGA